The following are encoded in a window of Sulfurimonas sp. C5 genomic DNA:
- the atpC gene encoding ATP synthase F1 subunit epsilon produces the protein MDKFKLEILTPNGEIYNGNAVSVVLPGEEGEFGVLAGHAALTTLLEAGVVDVEKEDKSVESIVINWGVAHVDEEKVVVLVEGAAAIRGENESEIADAIDAAKKLISEIADSNGAIAAVSAKIETAAQKLI, from the coding sequence ATGGATAAGTTTAAACTTGAAATCCTAACGCCTAACGGTGAAATCTATAATGGTAACGCTGTTAGCGTAGTTCTTCCTGGTGAAGAGGGAGAATTCGGCGTACTAGCTGGCCATGCTGCTTTAACTACTTTGTTAGAAGCTGGTGTAGTTGACGTTGAAAAAGAGGATAAATCAGTCGAATCTATTGTTATTAACTGGGGTGTTGCTCATGTTGATGAAGAAAAAGTTGTAGTACTTGTAGAAGGTGCTGCTGCGATTCGTGGTGAAAATGAGTCAGAAATTGCTGATGCTATTGACGCTGCGAAAAAACTTATCAGCGAAATAGCAGATTCAAATGGCGCAATTGCTGCTGTATCAGCAAAAATTGAAACAGCTGCTCAAAAGTTAATATAA
- a CDS encoding biopolymer transporter ExbD, with amino-acid sequence MLYNWDEKPELNITPLVDVMLVLLAILMVIAPNIVFEENIKLPQGSTTQQISKIPPVHITIDKEKNIQVNKDNFLLNGFRDNFYLYANKLDKKATVLISADESLDYGIVMSILAAVKQAGFTEVSLATNG; translated from the coding sequence ATGCTATACAACTGGGATGAAAAGCCTGAGCTTAATATTACTCCGTTAGTGGATGTAATGCTTGTACTTTTAGCAATTTTAATGGTAATTGCTCCCAACATAGTTTTTGAGGAAAACATTAAACTTCCTCAAGGCTCTACTACACAACAAATTTCTAAAATTCCACCGGTTCATATTACGATCGACAAAGAAAAAAATATTCAAGTAAATAAAGACAATTTTTTGTTAAATGGGTTTCGTGATAATTTTTATCTCTATGCAAATAAATTAGATAAAAAAGCAACTGTACTAATCAGTGCAGATGAAAGTTTGGACTACGGCATAGTAATGTCAATTTTAGCTGCTGTGAAGCAAGCTGGATTTACTGAGGTCTCTTTAGCTACAAATGGTTAG
- a CDS encoding MotA/TolQ/ExbB proton channel family protein — MINNIIDFYLKSHPVTIGVLILLAVYFIVLNWVFFYRYFSLNTWLKNESASLEALLLGATKVNENSFLNNFVKSSNFISKEVLQLGQLASTKEATKGLSILSVFASTTPFIGLFGTVVSILDTFTHIGQASGSMSVISTGVSDALIATAGGIFVAIFAYTYHQILKRLSYDVISHIQMQSDALLARKV, encoded by the coding sequence ATGATTAACAATATAATAGATTTTTATTTAAAATCTCACCCGGTGACTATAGGTGTACTGATTTTACTAGCAGTATATTTTATAGTTTTAAATTGGGTGTTTTTCTACCGCTATTTTTCTCTTAATACGTGGCTAAAAAACGAAAGTGCATCTTTAGAAGCACTTTTGCTTGGTGCCACAAAAGTAAATGAGAACTCTTTTTTAAATAACTTTGTAAAATCAAGTAATTTTATTTCAAAAGAAGTTTTACAACTAGGACAACTTGCATCTACAAAAGAAGCAACTAAGGGACTGTCTATATTGTCTGTATTTGCTTCAACAACACCTTTTATAGGACTTTTTGGTACTGTTGTTTCAATTCTTGATACCTTTACACACATTGGACAAGCAAGCGGTAGTATGTCTGTAATTTCTACAGGTGTGTCTGATGCACTTATAGCTACTGCAGGTGGTATCTTTGTAGCAATATTTGCCTATACATATCATCAGATTTTAAAAAGATTATCGTATGATGTGATTAGTCATATTCAGATGCAAAGTGATGCTTTACTAGCTCGTAAGGTATAA
- a CDS encoding Fis family transcriptional regulator produces MAAAAVDVTNFVTASEASSQAFKTATLLKSLTINALIMGENGVGKRTLSSFILPNATTIDGSHHEELLQSLESSDEIIITNIDNFPNLKLLIDAIKENKVRVIATSQQAFSNEHLDDIFSVKFDIPPLSSRDEDVKELIEVFIKDAVKLFGGDKKFDIKNFKPDLSDNANSLRRQVMINYLLQDVDDKELMDIIENYLFDKLGSNSDYRNYLYLYEVPLIRAGLTRFKSQLQLSDRLGLNRNTLRKKISENKEYLQGENDE; encoded by the coding sequence GTGGCGGCAGCGGCTGTGGATGTCACTAATTTTGTAACAGCTTCTGAAGCGTCAAGTCAAGCTTTTAAAACAGCAACACTGTTAAAATCGCTTACTATTAATGCCCTGATTATGGGTGAAAATGGTGTAGGTAAAAGAACTTTATCTTCTTTTATCTTACCAAATGCAACAACTATTGATGGATCCCATCATGAAGAACTTCTACAAAGTTTAGAAAGTTCTGATGAAATAATTATTACAAACATAGATAACTTTCCAAATTTAAAACTTTTAATTGATGCTATTAAAGAAAATAAAGTCAGAGTCATTGCTACTTCACAGCAAGCGTTCAGTAATGAGCATCTTGATGATATTTTTAGTGTTAAATTTGATATTCCGCCGTTATCTTCAAGAGATGAAGATGTTAAGGAATTAATCGAAGTTTTTATAAAAGATGCCGTAAAGTTATTTGGTGGTGATAAAAAATTTGATATAAAAAATTTTAAACCGGATTTATCAGATAATGCTAATTCTTTAAGACGACAGGTAATGATAAATTATCTGCTTCAAGATGTTGACGATAAAGAGCTTATGGATATCATAGAAAACTATTTGTTTGACAAACTAGGTTCAAATAGTGATTACAGAAATTATTTATATCTTTATGAAGTCCCTTTAATTAGAGCGGGTTTAACACGTTTTAAATCACAATTACAATTATCTGATAGATTAGGACTCAATAGAAATACATTAAGAAAAAAAATATCTGAAAACAAAGAGTATTTACAAGGAGAAAATGATGAGTAA
- a CDS encoding peptidylprolyl isomerase, with translation MAIETNQIVSIEYEVRDGDTVVDSNVGAAPLVFMFGKGQIIPGLENGIKDMAIGEKGDVLVQPADAYGEYNPEATQEVPKEQFAGIDLQEGMTLYGQGEDGSTVQVIVKEIKDAAVIIDFNHPLAGKSLMFTVTINNVRDASAEEAMTGVPEENKPAESGCCGTGGGSGCGCH, from the coding sequence ATGGCAATTGAAACAAATCAAATCGTATCTATTGAATACGAAGTACGTGACGGAGATACAGTAGTAGATAGCAATGTAGGCGCTGCACCGTTAGTATTCATGTTTGGTAAAGGTCAAATCATTCCAGGTTTAGAAAATGGAATTAAAGATATGGCTATCGGTGAAAAAGGTGATGTTTTAGTACAACCTGCAGATGCTTACGGTGAATATAATCCTGAAGCTACTCAAGAGGTTCCAAAAGAGCAATTTGCTGGAATTGATTTACAAGAGGGTATGACTCTTTACGGTCAAGGTGAAGACGGTTCTACTGTACAAGTAATTGTAAAAGAGATCAAAGACGCAGCAGTAATTATTGACTTTAATCACCCATTAGCTGGAAAAAGTTTAATGTTTACAGTAACAATTAACAACGTAAGAGATGCATCTGCTGAAGAAGCTATGACTGGTGTTCCAGAAGAGAATAAACCAGCAGAATCAGGATGTTGTGGAACTGGTGGCGGCAGCGGCTGTGGATGTCACTAA
- a CDS encoding OmpA family protein, with protein sequence MKSLVLSSVAVALLVFSGCSSKEPAVDTQNGSANQQAQEVEAPASETVAPEESVVSSEASGMSMYEVESKLPTIYFAFDKFDITSDAQTKIVAAAELGKSGAKDYSVKLEGNCDEWGSDEYNFALGLKRTEAVKKALVAEGIDPTRVSMVSYGESNPVCTDKTKECWAKNRRVNFKLLP encoded by the coding sequence ATGAAAAGTTTAGTACTTTCTAGCGTTGCTGTAGCACTTTTAGTTTTTAGTGGATGTAGTTCTAAAGAGCCTGCAGTTGATACTCAAAACGGTTCTGCAAACCAACAAGCTCAAGAAGTTGAAGCTCCGGCAAGTGAAACAGTTGCTCCAGAAGAGAGTGTAGTTTCTAGTGAAGCATCTGGTATGAGTATGTACGAAGTTGAAAGTAAATTACCAACTATCTATTTTGCTTTTGACAAGTTTGATATTACATCTGATGCACAAACAAAAATTGTTGCTGCTGCTGAGCTTGGTAAAAGCGGTGCAAAAGATTATAGTGTAAAACTAGAAGGTAACTGTGATGAGTGGGGTAGTGATGAGTACAACTTCGCTTTAGGTTTAAAACGTACAGAGGCAGTAAAAAAAGCATTAGTTGCTGAAGGAATTGATCCAACTCGTGTATCAATGGTTAGTTATGGTGAAAGCAACCCAGTATGTACAGATAAAACAAAAGAGTGCTGGGCGAAAAACCGTAGAGTAAACTTTAAACTTCTTCCATAA
- a CDS encoding F0F1 ATP synthase subunit delta, whose amino-acid sequence MEELVAKRYVKALVEGSDVASMEAMSDVFSVLSDSFKDEKFVNVVTNPNVTSEDKSNILLEAVKPANSEKLNNFVKLLVQNKRIQIIPAISAELKKDIANSTKTFEGTVYSDSDLDSKVISDLSSGLSKKFDSTISLNFVKNDFNGIKVTVEGLGIEINFSKDRIDNQIIQHIIKAI is encoded by the coding sequence ATGGAAGAATTGGTAGCAAAAAGATATGTTAAAGCCCTAGTAGAGGGAAGTGATGTAGCATCAATGGAAGCAATGAGTGATGTTTTTTCTGTTTTATCTGATTCTTTTAAAGATGAGAAGTTTGTTAATGTAGTTACAAATCCAAATGTAACTTCAGAAGACAAATCTAACATTTTATTAGAGGCAGTTAAACCAGCTAATTCTGAGAAACTTAATAATTTTGTAAAACTTTTAGTTCAAAATAAAAGAATTCAAATTATTCCAGCAATTTCAGCTGAACTGAAAAAAGATATAGCAAACTCAACGAAAACTTTTGAAGGTACTGTTTATAGTGACAGTGATTTAGATTCAAAAGTGATTAGTGATCTAAGTAGCGGACTTAGTAAAAAGTTTGATTCTACAATCTCTTTAAACTTTGTTAAAAATGATTTTAACGGAATTAAAGTGACAGTAGAAGGACTTGGTATTGAGATTAACTTTTCTAAAGATAGAATCGATAATCAAATTATTCAACATATTATTAAAGCAATTTAA
- a CDS encoding TonB C-terminal domain-containing protein has product MVRDDKYFYISGAISLTIFFIFLFLFAAILFSVSSTKTYGLKKENYVAISLATPEITKQLKKTKPSKTTPTVTQSNSVSNNIDVNDLFSDVWTQKIDHTTKPKEVNSKRIQEISKRVKKSEKNNVESLTEKVENIDKSDSTQEKQSSSSADEVNEYLAKIQAIVYDNFIPPMNSEGSIVKIVIEIDSLGKMIDFRVLNYSSSDALNQEADKIKSRLARVIFPKNPDNRSFRAIINLIPENKE; this is encoded by the coding sequence ATGGTTAGAGATGATAAATACTTCTATATAAGTGGTGCAATATCACTTACTATTTTCTTTATTTTTTTATTTTTATTTGCCGCAATTCTCTTTAGTGTATCGTCAACGAAGACATACGGTTTAAAAAAAGAGAATTACGTAGCCATTTCACTTGCAACTCCTGAAATTACAAAACAACTTAAGAAAACAAAACCTTCTAAAACTACACCGACTGTCACTCAGAGTAATAGTGTTTCAAATAATATTGACGTAAATGATCTTTTCAGCGATGTGTGGACTCAGAAGATCGATCATACTACAAAGCCTAAAGAGGTGAACTCGAAAAGAATACAAGAGATATCTAAAAGAGTCAAAAAGAGTGAGAAGAACAATGTTGAATCATTGACAGAAAAAGTTGAAAATATTGATAAGTCTGATAGTACTCAAGAAAAACAAAGTAGTTCAAGTGCCGATGAAGTTAATGAATATTTAGCTAAAATTCAAGCAATAGTATATGACAACTTTATACCGCCTATGAATTCTGAAGGAAGTATTGTCAAGATTGTTATAGAAATTGATTCACTTGGAAAAATGATAGATTTTCGTGTTTTAAACTATTCATCTAGTGACGCGTTAAATCAGGAAGCAGATAAGATTAAGTCAAGGCTTGCTCGTGTTATTTTCCCAAAAAATCCTGACAATCGTTCTTTTAGAGCTATTATAAATTTAATTCCAGAAAACAAGGAGTAG
- the atpG gene encoding ATP synthase F1 subunit gamma codes for MANLKDIQRKIKSVSSTQKTTRAMKLVSTAKLRRAEELAKRSRLYAEKMNQVIAEIAGRISCSKVGGLDNRFFETIENPKMVDIVFVTADKGLCGGFNIQTIKAVNKLLRDYKEQNVKVRLRGIGKKGVEYFNYNEVEMFDTVVDLSSKPDKERSDKFIEASITDFQEGKIDALHIVYNGYKNMITQELKVKQVLPVCTDEFECEEVQKHSTIEVEAFEEEKMLNSLVSRYVSYNMYYSLIDSVAAEHSARMQAMDTATNNAKEMVKSLNVEFNKARQAAITTELIEIISGVESMK; via the coding sequence ATGGCAAACTTGAAAGATATTCAAAGAAAAATTAAGAGTGTTTCAAGCACTCAAAAGACAACTCGTGCGATGAAGTTGGTTTCAACTGCTAAACTTCGCCGTGCAGAAGAGCTTGCAAAACGCTCACGTCTTTATGCAGAGAAAATGAATCAGGTTATTGCCGAAATTGCTGGGCGCATTAGTTGTAGTAAAGTTGGAGGGTTAGACAATCGTTTCTTTGAAACAATTGAAAACCCGAAAATGGTTGACATTGTATTTGTAACTGCGGATAAAGGTTTATGTGGTGGTTTTAATATTCAAACTATTAAAGCTGTAAATAAACTTCTTCGTGATTACAAAGAACAAAATGTTAAAGTGCGTTTACGTGGAATCGGTAAAAAAGGTGTTGAATATTTTAACTACAATGAAGTTGAAATGTTTGATACAGTTGTAGATTTAAGTTCAAAACCTGATAAAGAGAGATCTGATAAGTTCATTGAAGCTTCAATTACAGATTTCCAAGAGGGTAAAATTGATGCTTTACATATCGTTTACAACGGGTATAAAAACATGATTACTCAAGAATTAAAAGTAAAACAAGTTTTACCTGTATGTACTGATGAATTTGAGTGTGAAGAAGTTCAAAAACATTCTACTATTGAAGTTGAAGCATTTGAAGAAGAAAAAATGCTTAACTCTTTAGTTTCAAGATATGTAAGTTATAACATGTACTACTCTTTAATTGATTCTGTTGCTGCTGAGCATTCAGCACGTATGCAAGCAATGGATACGGCAACGAACAATGCTAAAGAGATGGTTAAAAGCTTAAATGTTGAATTTAATAAAGCACGTCAAGCTGCTATTACTACAGAACTGATTGAAATCATCAGTGGTGTAGAGAGTATGAAATAA
- the atpD gene encoding F0F1 ATP synthase subunit beta yields MIGKISQVMGPVVDVDFDGYLPVINEAIEVNVSVEGSEHRLVLEVAAHLGDGRVRTIAMDMSEGLVRGMDAKATGAPIKVPVGEKVLGRIFNVVGETIDGGEQVEGAPEWSIHRAPPPLVDQSTTTEMFETGIKVVDLLAPYAKGGKVGLFGGAGVGKTVIIMELIHNVAHGHEGLSVFAGVGERTREGNDLYYEMKESNVLDKVALCYGQMSEPPGARNRIALTGLTMAEYFRDEKKLDVLMFIDNIFRFAQSGSEMSALLGRIPSAVGYQPTLSREMGALQDRITSTKNGSITSVQAVYVPADDLTDPAPASVFAHLDATTVLNRKIAEKGIYPAVDPLDSTSRLLDPQILGEEHYNVARGVQQTLQKYKDLQDIIAILGMDELSEDDKATVERARKIEKFLSQPFFVAEVFTGAPGKYVSLEDTIKGFKGILNGDYDHMPENSFYMVGGMDEAIAKYEKNK; encoded by the coding sequence ATGATTGGAAAAATTAGCCAGGTAATGGGTCCTGTTGTTGATGTTGATTTTGATGGTTATCTTCCGGTAATAAACGAAGCTATTGAAGTTAACGTTAGTGTTGAGGGTAGTGAACACAGACTAGTGTTAGAAGTTGCTGCTCACTTAGGTGATGGTCGTGTTAGAACTATTGCTATGGATATGTCTGAAGGTCTTGTACGTGGTATGGACGCTAAAGCTACTGGTGCTCCTATTAAAGTACCAGTTGGTGAAAAAGTTCTTGGACGTATCTTTAACGTTGTAGGTGAAACTATTGACGGCGGTGAGCAAGTTGAAGGTGCTCCAGAGTGGTCAATTCACCGTGCTCCACCACCATTAGTTGACCAATCAACTACTACTGAAATGTTTGAAACAGGTATCAAAGTTGTTGACTTACTTGCTCCATATGCAAAAGGTGGTAAAGTTGGTCTATTCGGTGGTGCTGGTGTTGGTAAAACAGTTATCATCATGGAACTTATCCACAACGTTGCTCACGGTCACGAAGGTTTATCAGTATTCGCTGGTGTTGGTGAGAGAACACGTGAAGGTAATGACCTTTACTACGAAATGAAAGAATCGAACGTACTTGACAAAGTTGCACTGTGCTACGGTCAAATGAGTGAACCACCAGGTGCACGTAACCGTATCGCTCTTACTGGTCTTACTATGGCTGAGTACTTCCGTGATGAGAAAAAACTAGATGTTCTTATGTTTATCGATAACATCTTCCGTTTTGCTCAATCAGGTTCTGAGATGTCTGCACTTCTTGGTCGTATCCCATCAGCTGTTGGTTACCAACCAACTCTTAGCCGTGAAATGGGTGCATTACAAGATCGTATTACATCAACTAAAAATGGTTCTATTACATCTGTTCAAGCGGTTTACGTACCTGCGGATGACTTAACTGACCCGGCTCCGGCTTCAGTTTTCGCTCACTTAGATGCAACAACAGTACTTAACCGTAAAATTGCTGAAAAAGGTATCTATCCTGCAGTTGATCCATTAGATTCAACTTCAAGATTACTTGATCCACAAATTTTAGGTGAAGAACACTATAACGTAGCTCGTGGTGTACAACAAACACTACAAAAATATAAAGATCTTCAAGATATTATCGCTATTCTTGGTATGGATGAACTTTCTGAAGATGACAAAGCTACAGTTGAAAGAGCTCGTAAAATTGAGAAATTCCTATCTCAACCATTCTTCGTTGCAGAAGTATTTACAGGTGCTCCTGGTAAATATGTTTCTCTTGAAGATACAATCAAAGGTTTCAAAGGAATCTTAAACGGTGACTACGACCATATGCCAGAAAATTCATTCTACATGGTAGGTGGTATGGACGAAGCTATCGCGAAATACGAAAAAAACAAATAA
- the atpA gene encoding F0F1 ATP synthase subunit alpha, whose translation MVAKIQADEISSIIKERIDNFELSVDINETGKVVSYADGVAKVYGLSNVMAGEMVEFEDGTRGLVMNLEEASVGVVILGSGENLREGMSAKRLGKLLRVPVGDALLGRVVNALGEPIDGKGPIEATETRFVEEKAPGIMERKSVHEPMATGIKSIDALVPIGRGQRELIIGDRQTGKTTIALDTIINQKGNGVVCVYVAVGQKESTVAQIVRRLEEHGAMEYTIIVSATAAEAAALQFLAPYTGVTMGEYFRDNARHGLIVYDDLSKHAVAYREMSLILRRPPGREAYPGDVFYVHSRLLERAAKLSDEEGAGSLTALPIIETQAGDVAAYIPTNVISITDGQIFLETDLFNSGVRPAINVGLSVSRVGGAAQIKATKQVAGTLRLDLAQYRELQAFAQFASDLDEVSRKQLERGQRMVEVLKQPPYSPLSAEKQAAIIFAGNEGFLDDMDASNVTRFEAEMYPFIEASYPQILENISSSKKIDDETEALLKKALEEFKASFIAS comes from the coding sequence GTGGTAGCAAAAATCCAAGCTGATGAGATCAGCTCAATTATTAAAGAACGTATCGATAACTTTGAATTAAGTGTTGATATTAATGAAACTGGTAAAGTTGTTTCATATGCTGACGGTGTTGCTAAAGTTTACGGACTAAGCAATGTTATGGCAGGTGAAATGGTTGAATTCGAAGACGGAACAAGAGGTTTAGTAATGAACCTTGAAGAAGCAAGTGTAGGTGTTGTTATCCTTGGTTCTGGTGAAAATCTTCGTGAAGGTATGAGTGCAAAACGTCTTGGAAAACTTCTTCGTGTTCCAGTAGGTGATGCTCTTCTTGGTCGTGTTGTTAATGCTCTTGGTGAGCCAATTGACGGTAAAGGTCCAATCGAAGCAACTGAAACTCGTTTCGTTGAAGAAAAAGCTCCTGGAATTATGGAACGTAAATCTGTTCATGAGCCAATGGCAACTGGTATTAAATCAATTGATGCACTAGTTCCAATCGGTCGTGGTCAACGTGAGCTTATCATCGGTGACAGACAAACAGGTAAAACTACTATCGCATTAGATACAATTATCAACCAAAAAGGTAACGGTGTTGTTTGTGTATACGTAGCTGTAGGTCAAAAAGAATCAACTGTTGCTCAAATTGTTCGTCGTTTAGAAGAACACGGTGCAATGGAATACACTATCATCGTATCTGCAACTGCTGCTGAAGCTGCTGCACTTCAATTCTTAGCTCCATATACTGGTGTTACAATGGGTGAATACTTCCGTGATAACGCTAGACATGGTCTAATCGTATATGATGATTTATCTAAGCATGCGGTAGCTTACCGTGAAATGTCTCTTATCCTTCGTCGTCCTCCAGGTCGTGAAGCATATCCAGGTGATGTTTTCTATGTTCACTCTCGTTTACTTGAGCGTGCTGCAAAACTTTCTGACGAAGAGGGTGCAGGTTCTTTAACTGCTTTACCAATTATTGAAACTCAAGCTGGTGACGTTGCTGCGTATATTCCAACAAACGTTATCTCAATTACAGATGGTCAAATCTTCTTAGAAACTGACCTTTTCAACTCTGGTGTACGTCCTGCGATTAACGTTGGTCTTTCAGTTTCTCGTGTTGGTGGTGCTGCGCAAATCAAAGCTACTAAACAAGTTGCTGGTACATTAAGACTTGACCTTGCTCAATACCGTGAACTTCAAGCATTTGCTCAATTTGCATCTGATCTTGACGAAGTTTCTCGTAAACAATTAGAGCGTGGACAAAGAATGGTAGAAGTTCTTAAACAACCACCATATTCTCCACTATCTGCTGAGAAACAAGCTGCAATTATTTTTGCAGGTAACGAAGGTTTCTTAGATGATATGGATGCATCAAACGTAACTCGTTTTGAAGCTGAAATGTATCCGTTTATCGAAGCATCTTATCCACAAATTTTAGAGAACATCAGTAGCTCTAAGAAAATTGATGATGAGACTGAAGCATTACTTAAAAAAGCACTTGAAGAGTTCAAAGCTAGCTTTATAGCGTCGTAA
- a CDS encoding tetratricopeptide repeat protein: protein MKRSTIAVLLSAATSLSLYSAEPSAFGAGDLSSDNPYGLTSDEKAILETKQKLRKVDLSTKTHASQLDSLRERIDGLQDIIEALSRKSHNNKIALKELQDKDQADSNSSNEYQKRLSELVQQNSQNIQTLQAQTLEISKLVDQINENYVSKKEFNDLVADINEFKSLVSKELKTGSTKTKASKKISSADIYNSAKKNFDKKYYTKAIEEYSELIERNYKPAYGHYMIGEMYFKRNDYGKAISYFKKSSELYSKASYMPNLMLHTAISMDKTGDKAHAQSFYKAIMQKYPNSKEAKEAKKLLN, encoded by the coding sequence ATGAAACGCAGTACAATAGCTGTTTTACTTAGTGCTGCTACATCTCTTTCTCTCTATAGTGCCGAACCCTCAGCGTTCGGTGCAGGAGATCTCTCAAGCGATAATCCATACGGATTAACTTCTGACGAAAAAGCCATTTTAGAAACTAAGCAAAAGCTCAGAAAAGTAGATCTTAGTACAAAAACACATGCTTCTCAATTAGACTCGTTAAGAGAAAGAATTGATGGTCTTCAGGATATTATTGAAGCACTAAGTAGAAAATCACATAATAATAAAATTGCATTAAAAGAGTTGCAAGATAAAGATCAAGCAGACAGCAACAGTTCTAACGAATATCAAAAAAGACTCTCTGAATTAGTGCAGCAAAACTCGCAAAATATTCAAACATTACAAGCGCAAACATTAGAGATTTCAAAACTTGTTGATCAAATAAATGAAAATTATGTTTCAAAAAAAGAGTTTAATGATTTAGTGGCAGATATCAACGAATTTAAATCTTTAGTAAGTAAAGAGTTAAAAACAGGTAGTACAAAAACTAAAGCATCTAAGAAGATATCAAGTGCAGATATTTATAACAGTGCGAAAAAGAATTTTGATAAAAAATACTATACAAAAGCAATAGAAGAGTATAGTGAACTAATAGAACGTAATTATAAACCGGCATATGGGCACTATATGATTGGGGAGATGTATTTTAAACGTAATGATTATGGAAAAGCTATATCATACTTTAAAAAATCTTCAGAGTTGTATTCAAAGGCATCGTATATGCCAAATTTAATGTTACATACGGCAATATCGATGGATAAAACTGGAGATAAAGCTCATGCTCAGTCTTTTTATAAGGCAATAATGCAAAAATATCCAAATTCAAAAGAGGCTAAAGAAGCAAAAAAGCTTTTGAATTAA
- the tolB gene encoding Tol-Pal system protein TolB, translated as MKILFAFLLTSIILFAGDATIDVIKKVDSLPSLALEDASVNYDDTFKLQVFKSLVADLNVISIFNVDRHHRLANFNDTDVLVENKDVNYILRYKMEEDDNGALQISIKLLQNTEEVFAKSYRVGKQELYVFVSHAIAYDINEFMGEPSVEWMKRKVIFSRIVGPKQSEIVISDYTLRYQHVILKGGFNVFPKWADNRQKGFYYTSLDGKPTLKFVNITTGKIESLISSDGMLVCSDVSTDGNTLLLTMAPKGQPDIYTYNVKTKKTKRVTTYSGIDVNAQFMSKDKIVFISSRLGYPNVFSKRLDSNEVEQLVYYGKNNSACTAHGEYVVYKARETSNNFSENTFNLHLISTKTDFIRRLTATGVNEFPRFSKDGDAIIFIKNYKNQSSIGIMRLKYNKNYLFPLRYGRVQSMDW; from the coding sequence TTGAAAATTTTATTTGCATTCCTACTAACATCTATAATATTATTTGCTGGTGATGCCACAATAGATGTTATCAAAAAAGTTGATTCATTACCCTCATTGGCATTAGAAGATGCATCGGTTAATTATGACGATACTTTTAAATTACAAGTATTTAAATCTTTAGTTGCAGACTTAAATGTTATATCTATTTTTAATGTCGACAGACATCACAGACTAGCAAACTTTAATGATACAGACGTATTGGTTGAAAATAAAGATGTAAATTATATTCTTAGATACAAAATGGAAGAAGATGATAATGGAGCTTTACAAATTTCTATCAAGCTTTTACAAAATACAGAAGAGGTATTTGCTAAAAGCTATAGAGTAGGTAAACAAGAACTTTATGTTTTCGTTTCACATGCAATTGCATATGATATTAATGAGTTTATGGGAGAGCCTTCAGTTGAATGGATGAAAAGAAAAGTTATTTTCTCTCGTATTGTAGGACCTAAACAAAGTGAAATTGTAATTTCAGATTATACATTACGTTATCAACACGTCATTTTAAAAGGTGGTTTTAATGTTTTTCCTAAATGGGCAGATAATAGACAAAAAGGATTTTACTATACATCTTTAGATGGAAAACCAACACTAAAGTTTGTAAATATTACTACAGGAAAAATTGAAAGTTTAATATCTTCAGACGGTATGTTAGTTTGTTCTGATGTGAGTACTGATGGAAATACTTTATTACTTACAATGGCACCTAAAGGTCAACCTGATATTTATACATATAATGTAAAAACTAAAAAAACAAAACGTGTAACAACCTATAGTGGTATTGATGTAAATGCACAATTTATGTCTAAAGATAAAATAGTATTTATCTCATCAAGATTAGGATATCCAAACGTATTTTCTAAAAGACTTGATAGTAATGAAGTTGAGCAGTTAGTATATTATGGAAAAAACAATTCTGCATGTACTGCACATGGAGAATATGTAGTTTATAAAGCTCGTGAAACCTCTAATAATTTTAGCGAGAATACTTTCAATTTACATTTGATTTCTACTAAGACAGACTTTATAAGACGTCTAACAGCAACAGGTGTAAATGAATTTCCTAGGTTTTCAAAAGACGGAGATGCTATCATTTTTATTAAAAATTATAAAAATCAAAGTTCAATTGGAATTATGAGATTAAAATATAACAAAAATTATCTCTTTCCACTAAGATATGGACGTGTTCAGTCGATGGACTGGTAA